gagaagccctACCAGTGTACTCAGTGTGATCAGAGCTTCTCACAGAGGTTCCTCTTGTCAGTCCACCTTCGAACTCACACGGGGGAGATGCCATACCAGTGCACTTACTGCGGTAAAAGCTTCATACGGAAGTCGCCTATGACAGTGCACATTCGTActcacacaggcgagaagccataCCATTGTGTTCATTGCGACAAGAGCTTTATAACGAGTGCTTCTCTGAGAACCCATCTTCGCCTCCACACAGGGGAGAAGCCATACCAATGCCAACTGTGCCCCATGGTCTTCAACGCCAAGTCGAGCATGTATAGACATCTAAACAATCACAAACGTGCAAACCCACTCTAATGCCCTGTTTGCTTCGAGGCATTTGTATGCAACCAGCAGTTGGAATGTTGACACCAGAATTGTTGCCTAAGGGCATGCACTGTTCTCTGCAGCTTGTTCTGCCAGCATTTGCTGGAGTACCTGCAAGCAACCGTTTTGCATAGCGTGGATCTGCCAGTAGTGTTACGGTTTTCGTTCTTTGATTCCCCTTTCAAGGGGGTTTCAGGTGGGGCTGCATTTTGTCAAGGTCCTGATTCTTGTGTGCTTTGTGGTGCCATATTACCAGTGAAGGGGTGTGCAATGTGATGAAATTTTTTGGGCAGACAATTTTTCAGTTTATACTTGTAAGAGTAAAATTGTCATGAACAGATGAACTGCACAGTTGTTGATACTGCTGTTGCTAGGGCTTTTTCTACGCATTTGATTCTCAGTAAGTACTTGGGTGTTTTGTTTTGATACTCAGTACAGTGGAAAAGCTTTTCGTGCGCTATCAAGACCCCCACTCTCCGATTTCGCCGCTGTCTGTCTGGCAACACGGGTTGCTCAGTCGCCGCTGTCTGTTTGGCAGCACGGGTTGCttggttgtctgtctgtctggtgaTGAGAGTTGcatgggaagagcagcctgggtatCACAAGCCCCACTTGCCATTGCAGGC
This region of Amblyomma americanum isolate KBUSLIRL-KWMA chromosome 5, ASM5285725v1, whole genome shotgun sequence genomic DNA includes:
- the LOC144132971 gene encoding uncharacterized protein LOC144132971 yields the protein MGSDTTRSSRDSSPCQEPQAGGRQFSCSECNYTTDNHTQMMHHLCIHTGEKPYVCKHCGKGFSWKCNMTAHLRVHTGEKPYRCSRCHKHFSTSDGLKGHIRTHTGEKPYQCTQCDQSFSQRFLLSVHLRTHTGEMPYQCTYCGKSFIRKSPMTVHIRTHTGEKPYHCVHCDKSFITSASLRTHLRLHTGEKPYQCQLCPMVFNAKSSMYRHLNNHKRANPL